A stretch of the Porites lutea chromosome 12, jaPorLute2.1, whole genome shotgun sequence genome encodes the following:
- the LOC140921897 gene encoding uncharacterized protein, producing the protein MEKIHREQTFKRRPVKTIDAKTSFFHLVVPVTGASSNHFEEFRQHISTFAKLFPGIRVIFYDLGLTRSQVEFILKNLPFVQYRKFDFNEYPPHVSNLANYAWKPLIIQKILGEFDGAMWFDTSIKFKGNNTHEVLQRLARQRSGFMFFVGITGHSIIAATHPGMMEYIPIKTNDSVKDMFEANSMIVINTPEVQTHIMKWLVTCALKEDCIAPVGAKLYCGFNFPKDKFGGCHRYDQSLVNILVSNAYSSDRNRYVFQGFAGVERL; encoded by the coding sequence ATGGAGAAAATCCATAGAGAGCAAACATTTAAGCGGAGACCGGTCAAAACAATAGACGCAAAAACTTCATTTTTCCATCTCGTTGTTCCTGTCACTGGAGCTTCAAGCAATCACTTCGAAGAGTTCCGACAGCACATTTCAACTTTCGCAAAACTGTTTCCAGGTATAAGAGTGATTTTTTATGACCTTGGATTGACTCGTTCACAAGTAGAGTTCATTTTGAAGAATCTTCCCTTTGTGCAGTACAGAAAGTTTGACTTCAACGAATATCCACCACATGTTAGTAACCTAGCAAATTACGCATGGAAGCCGCTTATAATTCAAAAAATTTTGGGAGAGTTTGATGGAGCCATGTGGTTTGATACATCGATCAAATTTAAAGGGAATAACACGCACGAAGTCCTACAACGTTTGGCTCGTCAAAGGTCGGGATTTATGTTCTTTGTAGGAATAACTGGTCATTCTATAATCGCCGCAACACACCCGGGAATGATGGAATACATACCCATCAAAACAAATGACTCAGTCAAAGATATGTTCGAGGCAAATTCAATGATTGTGATTAACACACCTGAAGTACAAACACACATCATGAAATGGCTTGTAACTTGTGCGCTCAAAGAAGACTGCATCGCGCCCGTCGGTGCAAAATTATACTGCGGCTTCAACTTTCCGAAAGATAAGTTTGGAGGATGTCATAGATACGACCAGTCTTTAGTCAatatcttggtttcaaatgctTACAGTTCTGATAGAAATAGATATGTCTTCCAAGGCTTTGCTGGTGTTGAACGTCTTTGA